In the genome of Phacochoerus africanus isolate WHEZ1 chromosome 5, ROS_Pafr_v1, whole genome shotgun sequence, the window TGGGGGAGCAGGGAAGTGGGAAAGGCCTTTCTGAGAAAGTGACACTTTAGCAGCCACCTGATCTTACATGTCCTTGAGGGACTAAGTTGATGGGATGCAGGAGTGAGTCTGAGAGGGTCTCGAGCAAGTGAAAGATGTGATGGCCTGGATTGAAGTGGAGCAGGACGGGGCAGGGGGAGATGCTTGCCTTGGCCAGGGACAGGCCCAGGGCCATCCTTGGTGGCAAGGAAGGACCTTCCTCTGAAACAGGAGGAAGGGCTCAGAGGAGGGTGGGTATCAGAAGAGGGACGAGGACATGGTCGGGAGCTCAGTGGACAAATGTGAGCGAAGGTCAGAGAGTAGGAATAATGGGAATTACAGTGGAATTGGAGCATAGAGTCGGAGGCAGGGATGCTGCCATTTGGTTTCAGAAGAGGAGTGGGCTTGTGATACCTGAGACTGGGATCGGTCATTCCTCCAACACACGTTTTAAGCCCTGGCTGTCTCCCCAAGCTTTGGCATCAGGCCAACTTGGGTACAAGAGACACTTCTGTTACCAGCTGACACTAGGCAAGTTGCTGAATCTctctaagcctgtttcctcatctgaaaatgagaATAACAGTACCTGCTTCATAGGTCTACTATGGGGAAGAAATGGAATAATACGTTTTGGCCAGCCCATGATTGCCTCCTGTTTCTGAGATCTCACCCCCGACCCCCTGCAGCCGTCTTTATACAGGAGAGTTCTGCTCCTTGAGACTGCAGTCCTGGGAATATTGGTGACATAAAATGTAGCACAAGCTTCTGATCCCACCCGCATTGCCCAGATTTCCAGACACAGCCACGGATTTTCCAGGATTAAGAAGCtgtcatcaggagttcctgttgtggcccatcAGAAAcgaacccagggagttcccgtcgtggcgcagtggttaagaatctgactagacaacagaagaaaggctgggggaaaaaggtaattgtaatgtatacatgtaaggataacctgacccccttgctgtacagtgggaaaataaaaaataagttaattaattaattaattaattaattaaaaaaagaatctgactaggaaccatgaggttgcgggttcggtccctacctttgctcagtgggttagggatccggcattgccgtgagctgtggtgtaggttgcagatgcagctcaatcctgcgttgctgtggctgtggctctggcgtaggccggtggctacagctccgattagacccctagcctgggaacctccatatgccacgggagcggcccaaagaaataggaaaaagacaaaaaaaaaaaaaaagaaatgaacccaactagtatccataaggatgcgggttctatccctggccttgctcagtgagttaagggtctggcgttgctatgagctgtggtgtaggtcgcagacgaggctcagatcctgtgttgctgtggccgtggctggtagctgaagctccaattcaacccctagcctgggacctttccatatgccacacccgtggccctaaaaagcaaaataaaagagcaaaatattataaactataataaaaaattttttaatagtctAAAAAAAACATTGTGAGTGTGGGGGTGTGTGCCCATGCATGGTGGGGGTGAATGGAGCTCCCTGCCAGCCTCTTCCTGAATCAATCAGATAGGCAGGAAGAGGGGCTGAGCCCAGCTCTTTCTCCGGTGCCCTGTGACCTTAAAGATCCAATGCCCATGTCAGTGTCACAGGGCCAAAGAGTTCAGGCCTCAAACAAACTGGGTCACACTCTGCACTCTCTCTGCGAGGTCAGGTTCCTTCTTGTGTCACAGCATTCGTAGAGGACGCCAAACACTTTAAGCTCTGAGGGGCACATCCTGTCTGCTTCTGACTGCACGCCTCATCTCGCAGCTCAGAGGCAACCAGAGGTCTGATGGGGAAGGGGGTCTAGCCCTGGGCAGTGGGCTCAGGAGGGGACAAAGCTGGGGATTAGGGAGAAACGTCGGGGGGCAAGTCTACTTTCTTTCCGGTCCCCCTTTAGGTATTGGGGCTTCTCTAGGAAGAGTTGCTGGGCATCAGGGCCCTCTCGTTCCCCCCATTCCTCCCTAGGCCCCAGGCCCACATGGACAGATGCCCTGGCTGCTATAGAGTGTCAACTTTTTGTCTcttgcaaaggaaggaagaaacccaCCTCCCACGTGGCCTCTGTGGCCTGAGGAAATGCAGACCCTGGAATATATGGCTGAGGGGACATAGCCAGTTACAGTGACATCAGGCACCCTCTCCCCGTTCCCTCCTTGGGGCaggggtttcttttctttccttttctttcttttttttggctgccctgcagcatatggagttcctgggccagggatcagatccaagccatagctgtgacccacgccacagctgcggcagtgctgggtcctttaacccactgcgctgggccggaaatcgaacctgcatcctggtgctgcagagacaccgctgatcccactgcaccacagcagaaactctggggCAGGGGTTTCCCAGGAGGTAAGAAGAAAAGATGTTGGCTACAATCACATTTTACAGACTCAGTAGAAGACAAaccctttcatttttctgaaatgataaaaaataaaataaatctcagcggctctgaaaaaataaatctcagcGGCTCTTCCCCAAAGACAGTGGCCTCTAGAAAATGGAGGTTCCTGTGCTTTTATAAGATAAACTTTCAGAATGTTATTTTCACAAAAACAACTTTTGTTCATAAAAATGATTGAGCTCTGGTGGCTTGATATCCATCTGTGTCCACTTCTAGAAACACTGCCATCAGCTTTGCTGTACGAAGGGAAACATGCCCCACAGGCCCTGCTCAGTTTGTCCCCATTGTTGCTGCATCCGCTCCCCCAGGCCTGTGGGCCTCACCGCATCTGCGTGTCTCTCCTAACCTGACATCCCAGCATGTCCACCTGTCCCCGCCGCCCTCGCTGTTCACGTGCTGCCTATCTGCCTCTCAGATGTCCACTGGACCATCAGGAGAAACGAGTTCTGTGTGTCTGTCCTGTCAGGAACATTGGTGGGCCTGGTGCTCCCGCGGGAAGTCTGCAGACCAGGCTGGTAGCGGCCTCCTTTTTCTAGGAAGAGTTGCTACTTTCCAGGTGACCTGGAGCTGAGTAGTCAGGGGCACAGGCGGGTCTGAGATGTCCTGTGGTCAATAGGCCAGACATGACAGGTGGCGGTCCTGGGGCCcaggccactcccttctggagAGTCACTGAAGACTCTGGATCCCAGGGGGAAAGAAGGGCCATGTGTAGACGGAAGGAGGGGTGCTGAAGGGCTGAGAAGAGAGGGGGTTTGTAGCCCAGAAGACATGGTTCCTGCTGTTCTGGCTCACAGAACTTTCAAATTCAAGCGAGGCTGTAGCTGGTCCTcctgcaggaaaggaaaaaagccaagagaaggatgtgggtggggtggggtcccaTGAGACTGCCAGTGGCTGCTCCTTGTCCTCCTGGAAactccttgccttttctttttttcttgtcttttttttttttttttttttgccatttcttgggccgctgccgtggcatatggagattcccaggctaggggttgaatcagagctgtagctgcctgcctacaccacagccacagcaacgtgggatctgagccatgtctgcaacccacaccatagctcacagtaatgccagatccttaacccaccgagtgaggccagggatcgaacctgcaacctcatggttcctagtcagatttgtttccgacgCGCTGTGACGGGAACACCTCAACACTGTTTCTTCAGGCAGTTCCCAGAGTTCCTTTggggcgcagcaggttaaggatctggcattgtggccatggcttgggtcactgctgtggtgggagtTTGATGAttgatcccgggcccaggaatttccacatggtgcaagcatggccaaaaaaacaaagtagttCCCCACTCCCCTGTCATTCTCTAAATGTAATGCATGATCTCAATATTACCAGCTGGAGTCCCAGGCTGTCCACACTGAGCAGTGAGGGACCCATATCCATGTCACTTCCTGCCTGTCCCGTGTGGTCCTCTGTGTGTACATGTGCTCGTATTTGTGTGTGAGCGTTTGCAGAAACATGGTCGCGGCTGGTGAATGTCTGCTGGACCAGACACATTGATACCGCAGCGCCTGCTTGGCCTCAGGCTCTGGGCTGAGCTCTTGGgacacaaaaatgaataaaacacagcCCCAGCCTTCAAGGTCCCCGCAGTACTGGGAAAGCCAGACAGCAAGCAGCTCCTCCTTGTGCAGGGGAATTGGTGCTTTGAAAGGAGAAGAACCAGGTCAAAGAGCTGCTCAGTGTaccctggggagggaagagaggaagaaaactcCCAGCTTTCAgctcccaggctggaggctggTGCCATTTGCTGGGATGGGGGCACAGGAGGAGCAGCGATTGGGAGGAGAAGATGAATTCCATCTGGGCCCCAGGAAGACAGACTGCCATGCTTGTGGGTCATCAGGTGGCGATGTCTAACGGAGAGTCATACAAGTCTGTGTGCCTCCCTGGGTGCTGGCAGCCCTGCCTGCTGTGTTTACCCGTGTGGGTGGGGAGCCTACCTCCTAAGGGAGCGGGAGCTGTCCTGGGTCGGCGCCTTGGGAGCGGGGccgaccatgaggatgcagagacCGGTGAGGATCATGCAGGTGGGCACAGCACCGATGAGGACCTTGAGGGTCACCACCACCTGCTCCGCCTGCTTGCAGGCTCCTGACTCGTACCCTGCAAAGCTGGAGAAACACCATCCCATGCTTTCAGTTCAGATCCTACTGAACCTGGCTGGCTTCCTGCCAGGGGGGTCCCAGATGTCTGGCCCAAGCCCCATGCTATCctgaaattttcattcttttcctggcTGCATCAGCCTAACTAGGGGGGAAGGAAAGAGTTCAGAGGGAGCTAAGGATGTGGGACACAGTCGCCAACTCCCAGTCCCGTGCACAGCAGAAGCTGCAGCAAGGGGTTCCCACGCACTCTGGCTGGCTAGGGTGGGAACTCCGCCCTTTTCTTCCATGTCACTAGTCTTTCGTGCCTCTGATCCAGCCCAACTGCGGGACTCACTCCAAGCTGAGCGTGGAGATGCCCAGGGCGCCTGCGCCTGAAAGCTTGGTGAAGAAGACATAGGATGAGTAGAAGATGGTCTCCAGCCCTGGGCCATGCTGGTGCTGCAGCTGGAAGTCATCCACCACATCTGGAAGCATggacctggggggagggggctgcaggctTATCCCTTTTATCCTTTCGACAGCTACCAGCCTAGGAGCTCTCTGGGGACAGAGACTGGGTCAGATTCACCCCTAGGTCCCTGCTGCCCAGGACCAGGACTGGCCCACAGGGAGCCAGGCAGTAAGTGTGCTtgtatttcccccaacacacggCCATCACCTGTACCTGGGAACGCCCCTCCCAAGCACAGGCTGGGCACAAGGGGCCTTGGACAACAGGCTGATGTGAAGGAGGGCAGACCTGTTAGGAAGGACGTGATGCCCCCACACCCCTCTCCCCTGACCCAGCCTACCAGGGTAGCAGCAAGGACACAGCAATGCTTATGCCGGATACAAAGGCCACGACGTATGCCACCGGTGCCGTGGGCACAGCAGCCAACAGGATTGCAAATGGCACCATCCCCTAGGGAGACACACACCAgctgctccctccacctgccccctcccactgccctcaCCAGGCTTTCCTGGTGCCCCCTGCGCCTGgccctgtgctaggcactgaggaCACAGAGAATACAGATGCAGCCCTGCCGGCCCCCAGGAGGCTCAGGCTCCAAGGTCACCACCGAACATTaccccatgctttttttttttttctttttgctgttgcttttcagggctgcacctggggcatatagaaattcccaggctaggggatgaattggagctacagctgccggccacagccacagccacaccagatctgagctgcatctttgacatatgctgcagctcacggcaacactggatccttaaccctctgagcaaggtcagggatcaaacctacatcctcatggatcctagtcggactgttaacccactgagccacaacgggaactcccaccccagGCTTTGCTTCCTGCCTCACTCACACAGATTCCAAAGGCAGACATCCTCTTCCCAAATCGCTGGAGGACCCATTCCCACATCGGGGTGCTCAGCACTGCCGAGACCTGGGAGCAAGACAGAACCATCATAGCCCAGGATGTGCCCGCCGGCACCTTGGCCAGTCCTCAAAGCCCTGGCTGTCGAGTGGGACGCCCAACACCGACTTCATCCCCTGCTTGGAACCTCACCCCCTGACTATGAACTTTATGACCCTGGCCCCAATTCCACCCTCTGCTGAAATGCAGgtgacccagaccacagcagtacTGACCACCAGCATTCCAGACACATATGTCATGTCAAGAACCACACATCCCCAACTCAGGCTCCTAAGTGACCTGCGGCCACCATCCCATGTCCCCTCACCAGGATGGTTAGCACCAGGCTCTGGACGTGGTCATGAAGCCGGGAGGCGTGTGTACAGAACAGGACCAGGTAGCTCTGCTCCACCTGAGGACGTCGACAGGAAGGGGCCGTGGGCAGGAAATAGCAGAAACTTGGAAGTCAAGGGCAAGGCCAAGGTCTAAAGTCTGGTCTCCCCTTTGGGACCTCAAGCTCTGGTTCTTGCCACCACCACCCAGTCCCCTCCCCAACAAAGGAAGCTTACGAGCATCATTCctagtcctcctcctcctcagcccagcTGAGACCGTGGACTTTACACCCCAGACACTGTCAGCTTCCTGGTATCTGGGCCCTGACCCTCCCCAGTCCCACCAGCTCTAGGCAGGATTCTCTCCTTCCAGCACCAGCCTCGTGGGGCTCTTGGTTTCTCTGTGGTGCTGGGGATGAGAGACTGAACCTGAACCCGCGCAGGGCCAGTACGGCCAGAGCTACACTGGTGGGAGTCGACCTGGCCAGAGGTACCTGAACGGCTGCTGAGATGAACAGGAAGGAGATGACCAGCTTCAGGTAGGGCGGGTGCCTGACGGTGAGGCCCAGGCCAGCCAGGAAGCTCAGGCCCTGGCCCGAGGCTGGGGCAGAGGGGTCTGCAACACAGGAAGGGATCATCTTGGCCAGGTGGAGTTCAAAACCAACACCCATGTGCAAGGGGAGCCCTGCCTCCATCGTCTGCCTCCCGCACTCTGCCTGCATCCCCTGTACCGTACCTGGCCGCTCCTTCACCCCCAGGCAGAGCAAACTGCTGCACACGGGGTAAGTCACAGCAACCACGGCAGCTGCAATGGGGTAGAGACGAATCTGGGGGACAGGACAGAACTTCAGAGGGGGTGACATCTCCAACCCATGGAGGTGGGGACACCCAGGGGCTGGGCGAGAATACCTCCCAATGGAAGCAGAAGGACCCTCAGCCCAAGCCCAAGGATGCTGGGGGTTCTTCCTCCCTATGAGTGCAGCAGGAGGGAGATCTAAGGACCCAGAATAGTCCTTCTGCTAACCCTGTGCGTGCATCCATGCCACCACAGGTCtaagccctctctcttttttctttctctctcttttttttttttttggctgcacccaaagcatgttCAGGGCTGGGTGGGACTGGTTATAGGACAGGCTTTACTGTTCCACTGtccctcccccctgccctgcctgtggcccttccccacccccgtcccttctctgggctctgcctcctcccctctggaTGGTCTGCTTATCTGTTTTTCACTCCACATTTCGAAGgtgcccaggaggaggagaagcaagTTTAGTAGGAGGATGGCGGTCACGAACTCAGCTAGAGGAGCAGGGAAGGAATGAGAGGGCGTGGTGTGCAGAGCTGAGCGCCTAAAGAACCACGAAGAGCTCTGAGGGAGAGGTGGCCCTGGAAGGAAGAGGTGACCCGGAAGTGGGGGTCCCAGTGGGTCTGGGCAGCCTGGGCACTCACCGCGTTGGGAAAGACAGCCACCTGCCCCGGGAACGTGGCTTCGTCACACCTGTGAGACCCATGGGCACCAGACACGATGAGTCCATGGACGGCGGCTCCCATCAGTGTCCCTGCCATCTCCATGGTCATCCCTGGACACAGCACGGAGCAAAGTGACCAAGcctgtggggctgggggcagagccaccccaccccatgcccgCCTGCACTCACGGTATGCGGTGGCTGAGTCCcgctccctggggctgggggtcaaGAGCATGGTCAGCGCTGTGTAGGGCACCTGGAAGAACTGGGGCACCCAGGCACACCTCAGGATGGCCCCCACCTTCAGACCGCCAACCTGGGCCAGCAGCTTCCAAAGGCCAGGCCCGCGCCAGGCTGGCACATCCCCACTGATCCCCTCAACCGGGGCTAAGGGGCAGCAGGGACTCCCAGGCTAGAGCCTGAGAGAGGAGCTAATGGTCGATCACCAGGCAtgggtgggcaggtgggcagtgGGAACCTGGCCTCCTATCCCCCTATACACACATAATTCAGAGTGGCTACCAGCTAGCAATGGAGTTCCAGGAGTCCATGCGCAGGAGGTAGGGTCACCAGCTTACCGTGGCCAGGGCCTGAAACAGGCAGTAGAGGGTTGTGTACCAGAGGCCTCGAAGGCTGGTGAAGGGAGGCAGGAACCACAGGAAGAAGTAAGCCAAGGCGATGAAGGGAGTGCAGCCCAGCACCCTGCGGGAGCACAGCCCAGGTAGATGACCCCACTGCATCAGGACAGGGCCTGGAGCCACCTCGCCCCTCTGGGCATAAGCCCTCCATCCCTGGAGAAGCCCAGGGCTGGGCCTTTCAGGGTGGGAGCCATGGAAGGGGTGAAGAGGCGGATGGGATGAGGAGGTAGCCAGGAGTGGGGGCTGGGGCACTCAGGGGCTTGGTGGTGCCTTTCCCTGCACCCAGGACCCTGGGGCAAAAGCGAGGCATCTCTCTTCTATGAGACCCTCCAAGATCTCCAGCCTAGCCCGGCCACACTCCTACACCCCTGGGCCAGGTCTGGGAGTCTTTGTTTAGTTCTGTGTCACTGTGTGAGGGGGGGATCCCCAAGCATGTCTCCGAACTCCTGTGTGATTCAGTGAGACCCAGTCCAGTCCCATCACCTACTGTCCAGCCTTGCCCTCTAATCATCCATAGGGTTTTCCACTAAGAAGCAGGGCTGTGACTAACACAGTGACCTCAGGCCAGGGGTGGGTGCCTGGATCCTAAGGACCATAGGGCTGCTCACCAGGGCATGAGTCGTCCAGACCCTGTCCTCCTGCTTCTGTTGATGAGGAATCCAGCCAAAGGGTCGGCTGCTGCCCCAGACACCTTCCCTCCAAACAGGACAAGTGACACCTGGGCAGCAGGGATCTGAAAGGGACAGCCAAGGCCTGGTAGAGTCAGAGAGGGTGTCTAGGCCTGCCCGCTCATCAGGAGGAAGGTCTAAGAGCCATAGTATAAAGGTCTGTTTGGTCTCTTCTCCAGGACAGGAATCCAGAAGGTTCTATGGGCACATCTGCCCCAgtgaaggggcagggggagggaagggcGGCAGCATATTCCTGTGTGCTTATGCCGACTCCTCTCTGGAGAAGACCCGAGAGACCCTCACCTGAGGTGGCTCAGTGCGACACAAGAACACTGAGGCTGATGGTCAGAGGCAGACTTTGTGTTTCACGATGAcaatgttttattgatttttctgattatataaaTGATACATTCATTGTAAATACAGCAATACAGTACAGAAAAATACTGAGCAAAGCTCATCTGAAACCCCACCATTCTGAGACAACTGCCAGAAACAATTTGATCACCATTTCGTGCACTTCCTTTcgtgcatttattattt includes:
- the MFSD2B gene encoding sphingosine-1-phosphate transporter MFSD2B isoform X1, giving the protein MPWVLGCTPFIALAYFFLWFLPPFTSLRGLWYTTLYCLFQALATFFQVPYTALTMLLTPSPRERDSATAYRMTMEMAGTLMGAAVHGLIVSGAHGSHRCDEATFPGQVAVFPNAIRLYPIAAAVVAVTYPVCSSLLCLGVKERPDPSAPASGQGLSFLAGLGLTVRHPPYLKLVISFLFISAAVQVEQSYLVLFCTHASRLHDHVQSLVLTILVSAVLSTPMWEWVLQRFGKRMSAFGICGMVPFAILLAAVPTAPVAYVVAFVSGISIAVSLLLPWSMLPDVVDDFQLQHQHGPGLETIFYSSYVFFTKLSGAGALGISTLSLDFAGYESGACKQAEQVVVTLKVLIGAVPTCMILTGLCILMVGPAPKAPTQDSSRSLRRRTSYSLA
- the MFSD2B gene encoding sphingosine-1-phosphate transporter MFSD2B isoform X2, whose amino-acid sequence is MPWVLGCTPFIALAYFFLWFLPPFTSLRGLWYTTLYCLFQALATFFQVPYTALTMLLTPSPRERDSATAYRMTMEMAGTLMGAAVHGLIVSGAHGSHRCDEATFPGQVAVFPNAIRLYPIAAAVVAVTYPVCSSLLCLGVKERPDPSAPASGQGLSFLAGLGLTVRHPPYLKLVISFLFISAAVQVEQSYLVLFCTHASRLHDHVQSLVLTILVSAVLSTPMWEWVLQRFGKRMSAFGICGMVPFAILLAAVPTAPVAYVVAFVSGISIAVSLLLPCFAGYESGACKQAEQVVVTLKVLIGAVPTCMILTGLCILMVGPAPKAPTQDSSRSLRRRTSYSLA